The Pseudanabaena sp. FACHB-2040 genome includes a window with the following:
- a CDS encoding DUF2283 domain-containing protein, whose amino-acid sequence MKIQYFSETDTLSIRLNSNASVESEEIAPDVVIDFDEAGGVVGLEIDLASSKVDLKNLDLQGLLIPALLSK is encoded by the coding sequence ATGAAGATTCAGTATTTTTCAGAGACTGATACATTGTCGATCCGGCTAAACAGCAACGCTAGTGTAGAGTCGGAGGAAATCGCGCCTGATGTGGTCATTGACTTTGACGAAGCAGGCGGAGTGGTTGGATTGGAAATTGACCTCGCTTCGTCAAAGGTTGATCTGAAGAATTTGGACTTGCAGGGACTGTTGATTCCAGCGCTGCTTTCAAAATAG
- a CDS encoding short chain dehydrogenase — MKVVIIGASGTIGAEVVSALSAKHEIVQVGRSSGDYQVDLMSKESIKALFEAIGECDAVVSAAGQAKFGPLESLTDEDFQFSLSNKLMGQVNLVRVGLACVRDNGSFTLTTGVLAQNPMPGSAAISLVNAGVEGFMRAAALEAPRGIRVNVVSPPWVSETLVAMGQDGAGGLPAAQVARAYVESVESQRTGEVLDPQQFGG, encoded by the coding sequence ATGAAAGTAGTCATCATTGGCGCAAGTGGAACGATTGGTGCGGAGGTTGTGAGTGCGTTGTCGGCCAAGCATGAGATTGTCCAGGTAGGGCGCTCCAGCGGAGACTACCAGGTTGATCTGATGTCTAAGGAGTCTATCAAGGCGCTCTTTGAAGCGATTGGTGAATGCGATGCGGTGGTATCTGCGGCGGGGCAGGCCAAGTTTGGGCCGCTGGAGTCGCTGACGGATGAGGACTTTCAGTTCAGTCTGTCCAACAAGCTGATGGGCCAGGTCAATCTGGTGCGGGTGGGGCTAGCCTGTGTTAGAGACAATGGCTCTTTTACGCTGACGACGGGTGTGCTGGCTCAGAACCCGATGCCGGGAAGTGCTGCCATTAGCCTGGTGAATGCAGGCGTTGAAGGCTTTATGCGGGCGGCGGCGCTGGAGGCTCCGCGAGGGATTCGGGTAAATGTGGTTTCGCCGCCTTGGGTCAGCGAAACGCTGGTAGCAATGGGGCAAGACGGCGCGGGCGGGCTACCTGCGGCGCAGGTGGCAAGGGCTTATGTGGAGAGTGTAGAGAGCCAGCGGACAGGTGAAGTGCTTGATCCTCAACAGTTTGGAGGTTAG
- a CDS encoding Uma2 family endonuclease, with translation MTAVTLQGKTFQLHQWQTATWEDYVRLRDNPAIERARIFFNQGWLWMDMGGEGINHASIGDLFIGFFFLWAMSHPEETYTSISRCQLEKPGVCAAAPDLVFYVGEEVPQWRRGESRYIKLDSARAPNLVGEISDTTLALDLDEKKKLYAALGIAEYWVINTQGKQVFFFQLQGDGSYEEFQTSQVFPGLSVDLLEQTLEHLDSESNTAAALWLSQQLQK, from the coding sequence ATGACAGCCGTCACGCTTCAAGGCAAAACCTTTCAGCTTCACCAGTGGCAGACTGCCACTTGGGAAGACTATGTTCGACTACGAGACAATCCTGCAATTGAACGGGCGCGGATTTTTTTCAATCAAGGTTGGCTATGGATGGATATGGGCGGCGAAGGCATCAACCACGCTAGTATTGGCGACCTTTTCATCGGCTTTTTCTTTCTCTGGGCAATGTCACACCCAGAGGAGACATACACCTCTATTAGTCGGTGCCAGCTAGAGAAACCCGGAGTTTGCGCAGCAGCTCCAGACTTAGTTTTTTATGTGGGTGAAGAGGTACCTCAGTGGCGACGGGGCGAGTCTCGCTACATCAAGCTAGATTCTGCGCGAGCACCCAACCTAGTCGGTGAGATTTCTGATACAACATTAGCCCTTGATCTAGATGAAAAAAAGAAACTCTACGCTGCCCTAGGAATTGCAGAATATTGGGTAATTAATACTCAAGGAAAGCAGGTCTTTTTCTTCCAGCTTCAGGGCGACGGCAGCTATGAGGAATTTCAGACTTCTCAAGTTTTTCCGGGTCTTTCTGTAGACCTGCTTGAACAAACTCTAGAGCACCTCGACAGCGAGTCAAATACCGCAGCAGCCCTCTGGTTGTCTCAACAGCTCCAGAAGTAA